The Synergistaceae bacterium genome contains a region encoding:
- the lpxI gene encoding UDP-2,3-diacylglucosamine diphosphatase LpxI (LpxI, functionally equivalent to LpxH, replaces it in LPS biosynthesis in a minority of bacteria.): MSTALIAGQGILPVEIARRLRELQPETLILALRDDPEELAPYATRLVKMRSPNLGRGLREIKAFGSDRLIMAGRIPKRIIYCLPLLFDRLTRSVLRKSLRDDHSLLGAIVSVFEAKGITVIPYWQILPEFIASRGKLSSRSPNEQEQQDVAYGREILRVTLPCSFGQAVCVAGGAVVAVEAMEGTDKMIHRAGELAGRGVVVKMMRTDQDMRYDLPTVGTRTIEAMREAGLSCLAVEAGKTLILEPEKFFALADKYKIAVWGIDNEVQSNSK; the protein is encoded by the coding sequence TTGAGCACGGCACTTATCGCAGGACAAGGAATATTGCCCGTAGAGATAGCTAGGAGACTGCGGGAACTTCAGCCCGAAACGCTGATACTTGCCCTGCGTGATGACCCCGAAGAGTTAGCACCGTACGCCACGCGCCTCGTGAAAATGCGTTCTCCGAATCTTGGCCGGGGCTTGCGTGAGATAAAGGCGTTCGGTTCTGACAGGCTGATAATGGCGGGCAGGATTCCCAAGAGAATTATCTACTGCCTGCCTCTTCTGTTCGACAGATTAACCCGTTCGGTACTGCGGAAGAGCCTGCGTGATGACCATTCGCTTCTTGGTGCAATAGTCAGCGTGTTCGAGGCGAAAGGGATAACGGTTATCCCGTACTGGCAGATACTCCCGGAATTTATCGCCTCGCGCGGGAAGCTATCTTCACGTTCGCCGAATGAGCAGGAACAGCAGGACGTAGCTTACGGCAGAGAGATTCTGCGCGTAACATTGCCGTGTTCGTTCGGACAGGCTGTGTGCGTTGCGGGCGGAGCTGTGGTAGCCGTCGAGGCTATGGAGGGCACGGACAAGATGATTCATCGTGCGGGAGAGCTCGCGGGGCGCGGGGTTGTGGTGAAGATGATGCGTACGGATCAGGACATGCGCTACGACCTCCCGACTGTCGGGACACGAACCATCGAGGCAATGCGTGAGGCGGGGTTGTCGTGCCTTGCGGTTGAGGCGGGAAAGACGCTGATACTCGAGCCGGAGAAGTTCTTTGCGCTCGCAGACAAGTACAAGATAGCGGTATGGGGGATAGACAATGAAGTTCAAAGTAACAGTAAATGA
- a CDS encoding LptF/LptG family permease produces MRRGLLNKLILGSCAGPFVFGILIFVLIFVAGDLLFQAAKLIIEQGVAFAVVARLFLYRLPEVVIMTVPMSSLLSTLLGMSTLNGGSELIALKSLGIPFRRILRPILFASILISITALGFNETFVPFASIAADRLMKYEIMKNQAAAVQEKVFLREEEKGQLKRVLYIDELDPNEGKMSGIMMHEFDDGHLATTLHAQRGMWQNSQWWIEDGRIYSISREGEVSLLLRFERQRLAIRLSPEQLQRSTRKPSSMSAHELWSYITQAGTAGTDLSKLWVMFHLKLAVPWACVIMAVLGAGFGASRRGRSGGGVGFGISVVMVFAYYVVMSLCRALGESGNIPAVLAGWGPNCVFLVIALFFAWRVDRI; encoded by the coding sequence ATGAGACGAGGGCTGCTCAACAAATTAATACTCGGCTCATGTGCAGGGCCTTTCGTGTTCGGGATATTAATCTTCGTGCTTATCTTTGTGGCGGGAGATCTGCTGTTTCAGGCGGCCAAGCTCATAATTGAACAGGGAGTGGCCTTCGCTGTCGTTGCGAGGCTGTTCCTGTACCGTTTGCCTGAAGTGGTGATAATGACCGTTCCGATGTCGTCCCTGCTCTCTACTCTGCTGGGAATGTCCACGCTCAACGGAGGCAGTGAGTTAATCGCGCTTAAGTCTCTGGGAATACCCTTCAGAAGAATCCTGCGTCCCATACTCTTTGCGTCAATTCTCATCTCAATAACTGCGCTCGGCTTCAATGAAACCTTTGTGCCGTTCGCGTCGATAGCTGCTGACCGTCTGATGAAGTACGAGATAATGAAGAATCAGGCGGCGGCAGTTCAGGAGAAAGTGTTTCTGCGCGAGGAGGAGAAAGGACAGCTAAAACGCGTGCTGTACATCGATGAGCTTGACCCGAACGAAGGCAAAATGAGCGGGATAATGATGCATGAGTTCGACGACGGGCATCTTGCGACAACGCTTCATGCACAGCGCGGGATGTGGCAGAACTCGCAGTGGTGGATAGAGGACGGCAGAATCTACAGCATTTCCCGTGAAGGCGAGGTGTCCTTACTGTTACGGTTCGAGCGTCAGAGGCTGGCGATTCGTCTTTCACCCGAGCAATTGCAGAGGAGCACCCGCAAGCCTTCGAGCATGTCTGCACACGAGCTGTGGAGCTACATAACACAGGCTGGCACTGCAGGTACAGACCTATCCAAGCTCTGGGTAATGTTTCACCTGAAACTTGCCGTCCCTTGGGCGTGCGTGATTATGGCTGTTCTCGGTGCAGGGTTCGGAGCATCGAGGCGCGGGAGAAGCGGAGGAGGCGTGGGCTTCGGGATAAGCGTTGTTATGGTGTTCGCGTATTACGTTGTTATGTCGCTGTGCCGTGCGCTCGGGGAGTCGGGGAACATTCCGGCGGTTCTGGCGGGCTGGGGGCCTAACTGCGTGTTTCTGGTTATCGCGCTGTTCTTCGCGTGGAGGGTAGACAGGATTTGA
- a CDS encoding DUF4139 domain-containing protein produces MKALMLSLMLLALSACACSALELPDTYTGTIAALNFYPSGARFEFLIEPQGEDGTFEAYLPGAFSAESVKLLNPENVFGDIKTEKRTRTKWTPPQLEALKAEQEAQSQKVSTLAAHQASLEQTLKLLKAIEPDRADNPTDLLDYITSAQALRQKTEDELATVKAEVSREKEILTMLTSQLNSRRPSGESSYLVVTGRAKGTVRLEASTGSASWRPRYALNLDSESGDIEVQMFIRASQRTGLDYTGAFSLHTKTPDENISNPDLQPIRVSIRPRQERVIATKGMSLTRTNRMYESARMAAPMAGNMAAFDEDTVAEDYYAEPESTGPAVQESLSDRAVRVEGTITGDGQEREFEVALGGLKLKAKPIIMLIPEQKDKAWIIASMDEDNDKLIPGNAELRVDGSPTGKIFLEEFGTGQRRIPFGYADQITVKKEALIGKTGVSWFSGVFMSGYKLEITNGTRSDKVITVRDRLPVPTDEKIKLDVKRIEPKEKEKDAENRYTWEITVPAGKTETIIVDYTLSYPSGEELEYK; encoded by the coding sequence ATGAAAGCTTTGATGTTATCGTTGATGCTGCTGGCGTTGTCTGCGTGTGCCTGCAGTGCTCTTGAGCTGCCCGACACCTACACTGGAACAATAGCCGCCCTCAATTTTTACCCCAGCGGCGCGAGGTTCGAGTTCCTCATTGAGCCGCAAGGAGAGGACGGGACGTTCGAGGCGTATCTTCCCGGCGCGTTTTCTGCGGAGTCTGTGAAGCTCCTGAACCCCGAGAACGTTTTTGGGGACATCAAGACGGAGAAGCGCACCCGCACGAAGTGGACACCGCCACAGCTTGAAGCCCTGAAGGCCGAGCAGGAAGCGCAGTCCCAGAAGGTCAGCACGCTCGCAGCACATCAGGCCTCGCTTGAGCAGACGCTGAAACTCTTGAAGGCCATCGAGCCCGACAGAGCCGACAACCCTACTGACCTGCTGGACTACATAACCAGCGCGCAGGCACTCCGGCAGAAGACAGAAGACGAACTCGCGACGGTGAAGGCCGAAGTTTCGCGGGAGAAGGAGATTCTGACGATGCTGACGAGCCAGCTGAACTCGCGCCGTCCTTCGGGAGAGAGCAGCTATCTCGTCGTAACAGGACGCGCTAAGGGCACGGTGAGGCTTGAGGCTTCGACGGGCTCGGCGAGCTGGAGACCCCGTTACGCGCTGAACCTCGACAGCGAGTCGGGGGACATTGAGGTTCAGATGTTCATCAGGGCATCGCAGAGGACAGGCCTCGACTACACGGGTGCGTTCTCCCTTCACACAAAAACTCCCGACGAGAACATCAGCAACCCCGATCTTCAGCCTATCAGGGTCTCGATAAGGCCCAGACAGGAGAGAGTGATTGCGACCAAAGGCATGAGCTTAACCCGCACTAACAGGATGTACGAGTCCGCACGTATGGCGGCACCTATGGCGGGGAACATGGCGGCTTTCGATGAGGATACTGTGGCGGAGGACTACTACGCAGAGCCAGAATCAACCGGCCCGGCGGTTCAGGAGAGCTTATCTGACAGGGCAGTGCGCGTCGAAGGCACGATAACCGGCGACGGCCAAGAGAGAGAGTTTGAGGTTGCGCTCGGCGGGCTGAAGCTGAAAGCCAAGCCGATAATCATGCTCATTCCCGAGCAGAAGGACAAAGCGTGGATAATCGCCAGCATGGACGAGGACAACGACAAGCTGATTCCCGGCAACGCAGAGCTCAGAGTTGACGGCAGTCCCACAGGAAAAATCTTCCTCGAGGAGTTCGGCACGGGACAGAGACGTATACCGTTCGGCTATGCGGATCAGATCACCGTGAAGAAGGAAGCGTTAATCGGCAAGACAGGAGTCTCGTGGTTCAGCGGGGTGTTCATGAGCGGCTACAAGCTGGAGATAACCAACGGCACGAGATCCGACAAGGTGATAACAGTCCGCGACCGCCTGCCTGTTCCGACGGATGAGAAGATAAAGCTCGACGTGAAACGCATTGAGCCGAAGGAGAAGGAGAAGGACGCGGAGAACCGTTACACGTGGGAAATCACCGTGCCGGCCGGGAAGACAGAGACGATCATAGTGGACTACACGCTCTCTTATCCCAGCGGCGAGGAACTGGAGTACAAATAG
- the fliE gene encoding flagellar hook-basal body complex protein FliE, producing the protein MDRLLIDFSQVYGQSGTQQAARSVYSTYAANHREREKEAPRLSFEDMLTQSIKKVNTLQLDAEKKVRDLAIGDVEDISEVVLASSRADTALRLVMEMRNKFLDAYQALSRITG; encoded by the coding sequence ATGGATCGCCTATTGATAGATTTTTCGCAGGTATATGGTCAGAGCGGAACACAGCAAGCCGCCAGAAGTGTATACAGCACATACGCAGCGAACCATAGGGAACGTGAGAAGGAAGCTCCGAGATTGTCGTTTGAGGATATGCTGACCCAGTCCATCAAGAAAGTGAATACCCTCCAGCTCGACGCGGAAAAAAAGGTGAGAGACCTCGCGATAGGGGACGTTGAGGACATCTCTGAAGTCGTGCTCGCCTCCTCCCGAGCGGACACAGCTCTCCGTCTCGTGATGGAGATGCGCAACAAGTTCCTCGATGCTTATCAGGCACTCTCAAGGATAACGGGCTAA
- the fliF gene encoding flagellar M-ring protein FliF has protein sequence MDSLKRWAASFLTFWGGLKLWQRASIFFAIFIVIAGLAAMIFMSGGTTYEPLYAGLEVNDQAAIVDYLKENNIPYRLDPSANAILMPGGAIYETRLALAQLGLPKGGTTGFEIFDESNMGMSEFQQRVAYMRAIEGELARTISQMSQVENARVSVVIPEQRLFLEQQKPSTASVLLRLRQGATIGPTQVKSIIHLVAHSVDGLEPDAVTVVDTNGRILSDMVSDSMIMYNPDGTNAVTSVQRELERQHERELENKVRIMLEQVFGPGSAVVRVRIDLDFDKKTSSYVEYTPNPETGTGVPRSNERQEESYTGQGNPVNGNPGTTTNIPGYAINSTTVESEYNRSNSTTNYEITTRKGDQVVTPGGVRRLSASVLIDDKYNEINEERLEAIQEVIASSIGFSRERGDSLVVRAMRFSTAFADAMADQLRQDRMWKIIYGSVAAFFVLLLILVALYVWVRMKRARLAVQEIEEAGKKVPTIQEMLTSPDLLAFQGEMAVLEEQLKAYAKSHPEEIATLVNEWLSMDS, from the coding sequence ATGGATAGCTTGAAACGTTGGGCGGCCTCGTTTCTGACTTTTTGGGGAGGCCTTAAGTTATGGCAGAGGGCATCGATATTCTTTGCCATCTTCATAGTGATAGCTGGTCTTGCGGCGATGATCTTCATGTCTGGCGGGACAACATACGAGCCGCTTTACGCAGGCCTTGAGGTGAACGACCAGGCGGCTATTGTCGACTACCTGAAGGAGAACAACATACCTTACAGGCTTGACCCGAGCGCGAACGCGATACTTATGCCGGGCGGAGCAATCTACGAGACGCGCCTTGCCCTTGCACAGCTGGGACTGCCTAAGGGCGGGACGACGGGCTTCGAGATTTTCGACGAGTCGAACATGGGAATGAGCGAGTTTCAGCAGAGAGTAGCCTACATGAGGGCGATTGAGGGAGAACTTGCGCGTACAATCTCGCAGATGTCGCAGGTCGAGAATGCCCGTGTCAGCGTAGTTATCCCCGAGCAGAGGCTTTTCCTCGAACAGCAGAAGCCATCCACCGCGTCAGTGCTTCTCCGTCTGAGGCAGGGAGCAACAATCGGGCCGACACAGGTCAAGTCCATCATTCACCTTGTTGCGCACTCAGTTGACGGCCTCGAGCCCGATGCAGTTACGGTTGTGGACACGAACGGCCGGATACTCTCCGACATGGTCTCCGACAGCATGATAATGTACAATCCCGACGGCACCAACGCCGTAACCTCAGTACAGCGCGAGCTTGAACGCCAGCACGAACGCGAGCTCGAGAACAAGGTGCGCATAATGCTCGAGCAGGTGTTCGGGCCCGGAAGCGCGGTCGTCAGGGTGAGGATAGACCTTGATTTCGACAAGAAGACCAGCTCCTACGTCGAATACACGCCCAACCCCGAGACCGGCACAGGAGTCCCGCGCAGCAACGAGCGTCAGGAAGAGAGCTACACCGGGCAGGGCAACCCCGTCAACGGAAATCCCGGAACAACGACGAACATTCCCGGCTACGCGATAAACTCGACAACGGTAGAGAGTGAGTATAACCGCTCGAACTCGACGACGAACTACGAGATCACGACCCGCAAAGGCGATCAGGTCGTAACTCCCGGAGGAGTGCGGAGACTGTCTGCGAGCGTGCTGATTGACGACAAGTACAACGAAATCAACGAGGAACGCTTAGAGGCGATTCAGGAGGTAATAGCGTCGTCGATAGGTTTCAGCCGTGAACGCGGAGACAGTCTAGTTGTGCGGGCAATGCGTTTCTCGACGGCGTTTGCGGACGCGATGGCAGACCAGCTACGTCAGGACAGAATGTGGAAGATAATCTACGGCTCTGTCGCGGCGTTCTTCGTGCTGCTGCTGATTCTGGTGGCGTTGTACGTGTGGGTCAGAATGAAGCGGGCACGGCTTGCGGTTCAGGAGATCGAGGAGGCCGGCAAGAAGGTGCCGACGATTCAGGAGATGCTTACTTCACCTGACCTGCTGGCGTTTCAGGGTGAAATGGCTGTGCTTGAGGAACAGCTTAAGGCGTACGCGAAGAGCCATCCCGAAGAGATTGCTACGCTCGTCAATGAGTGGCTCTCAATGGACAGCTAG
- the fliG gene encoding flagellar motor switch protein FliG produces the protein MPPKKDDKAAKGLSGREKIAVLMVSLGADVAPEVYKKLDDSTIELITLEIANLRKVTPDVKLTVLKEAQEILMAREFMARGGVEYARDVLEKALGPERAQNLLARITASLQVKPFDFMRHTDAGQILGFIQNEHPQTIALILSYLEPQQAAMILSGLNPILQADVTKRIANMDRITPEVLREVERVLERKLSTVMGQDFTVAGGIDAVVAIVNSTDRATERNIMEYLEENDPELAEEIKKRLFVFEDSMRLDDRALQRVLREVDMKDLSLALKGATEDLKTKYLRNMSKRAAEMLQEDMDFMGPVRVKDVEEAQQKVVNVIRSLEEKGEIVIASGGGDDMIV, from the coding sequence ATGCCACCAAAGAAGGACGACAAAGCCGCAAAGGGACTTTCAGGCCGCGAGAAGATAGCAGTGCTGATGGTTTCTCTCGGAGCTGACGTAGCCCCCGAAGTCTACAAGAAACTTGATGACTCGACTATAGAGCTCATCACGCTGGAAATCGCTAACCTTCGCAAGGTTACGCCGGACGTAAAGCTCACGGTCCTGAAGGAAGCGCAAGAGATTCTGATGGCGCGTGAGTTCATGGCAAGAGGAGGAGTAGAGTATGCGCGCGATGTATTGGAGAAGGCACTTGGCCCGGAGAGGGCACAGAATTTGCTCGCAAGGATTACGGCAAGCCTGCAGGTCAAGCCGTTCGACTTCATGAGACACACGGACGCAGGGCAGATACTCGGCTTCATTCAGAACGAGCATCCGCAGACAATCGCGCTTATTCTGTCGTACCTTGAGCCACAGCAGGCGGCAATGATACTTAGCGGCCTCAACCCGATACTTCAGGCCGACGTAACGAAACGTATCGCTAACATGGACAGGATTACGCCTGAAGTTCTCAGGGAGGTAGAGAGAGTGCTTGAACGCAAGCTCAGTACTGTAATGGGACAGGACTTCACCGTTGCGGGCGGAATAGATGCGGTTGTTGCCATCGTGAACAGCACGGACAGGGCAACCGAGCGCAACATCATGGAGTACCTCGAGGAGAACGACCCGGAACTTGCCGAAGAGATAAAGAAGCGTCTGTTCGTGTTCGAGGACTCGATGCGGCTTGATGACCGTGCGCTTCAGAGGGTGCTGCGTGAAGTTGACATGAAGGATCTCAGCCTTGCCCTCAAGGGTGCGACGGAAGACCTCAAGACCAAGTACCTCCGCAACATGTCCAAGCGTGCGGCGGAAATGCTTCAGGAAGACATGGACTTCATGGGGCCTGTGCGCGTCAAGGACGTTGAAGAGGCACAGCAGAAGGTCGTGAACGTAATCCGCAGTCTCGAGGAGAAGGGCGAGATAGTGATAGCTTCGGGCGGAGGGGACGATATGATTGTCTAA
- the fliI gene encoding flagellar protein export ATPase FliI, with translation MTATAPARQASELFQLFAVDLLQKPLIKINGRIVQVVGLVAESQGPDVRVGDLCHIQFRDGSHELDAEVVGFRDDRVLLMPLGALQEVGPGCDVVSTNRPLEVPVGDALLGRVLDGLGNPIDDKGPIVATDFYPLYATPPHPLRRKMVDTPLSVGVRVIDGMLTLGKGQRIGIFAGSGVGKSTLMGMMARYTTADVNVISLVGERGREVREFIERDLGPEGLKRSVLVIATSDQPALIRLKSAMTATAIAEYFRDQGKDVLLMMDTVTRVARAQREIGLAIGEPPATRGYTPSVFEMLPRLLERAGAGEVGSITGIYTVLVDGDDMNEPVADTVRGILDGHIVLSRKIAARNFYPAVSVLDSVSRVMPALVSREHLDSAGRVRDLLATYAESEDLINIGAYKTGSNMRVDWALANMEAVRGFLSQRVEDPTSFDETDKRLQELAPYPNQQGG, from the coding sequence ATGACAGCCACAGCACCGGCAAGGCAGGCAAGCGAACTGTTCCAGCTTTTCGCGGTAGACCTTCTGCAGAAGCCGCTGATAAAGATTAACGGGCGTATAGTTCAGGTTGTCGGGCTTGTTGCGGAGTCGCAAGGGCCTGACGTGAGAGTCGGGGACTTGTGCCACATACAGTTTAGGGACGGCTCGCACGAACTTGATGCTGAGGTTGTGGGCTTCCGTGATGACAGAGTGCTGTTGATGCCGCTCGGTGCTCTGCAGGAAGTCGGGCCGGGCTGTGATGTTGTTTCGACGAACAGGCCGCTTGAAGTCCCTGTAGGAGATGCGCTTCTCGGCAGGGTTCTCGACGGCTTGGGGAATCCCATCGATGACAAAGGCCCGATAGTTGCGACGGACTTCTACCCGCTCTATGCTACTCCTCCTCACCCGCTGAGGCGCAAAATGGTTGACACTCCTTTAAGCGTGGGAGTTAGAGTCATTGACGGAATGCTGACGCTCGGCAAGGGACAGCGTATCGGCATCTTCGCGGGCTCGGGCGTGGGAAAAAGCACATTGATGGGCATGATGGCACGTTACACGACTGCGGACGTGAACGTGATTTCGCTTGTGGGTGAAAGAGGCCGTGAGGTCAGGGAGTTCATCGAGCGGGATCTTGGCCCGGAAGGCCTGAAGCGTTCTGTGTTGGTGATAGCTACAAGCGACCAGCCCGCGTTAATCCGCCTTAAGTCCGCAATGACCGCCACAGCAATAGCCGAGTACTTCCGGGATCAGGGGAAAGACGTTCTGCTGATGATGGACACAGTTACGCGTGTTGCCCGTGCTCAGCGCGAAATCGGCCTCGCAATCGGCGAACCCCCCGCAACGAGAGGCTACACCCCCTCAGTGTTCGAGATGCTGCCCCGTCTGCTTGAACGCGCAGGCGCAGGAGAAGTCGGGAGCATCACGGGAATCTACACGGTGCTTGTTGACGGCGACGACATGAACGAACCTGTTGCCGACACGGTGAGGGGTATTCTCGACGGGCACATTGTGCTGTCGCGAAAAATCGCCGCACGGAACTTCTACCCGGCCGTGAGCGTCCTCGACAGCGTCAGCCGCGTAATGCCGGCTCTGGTTTCGCGCGAACACCTTGATTCCGCCGGACGTGTCAGGGACTTGCTGGCGACCTACGCAGAGTCCGAAGACCTAATCAACATCGGCGCGTACAAGACAGGCAGCAACATGCGTGTTGACTGGGCACTAGCTAACATGGAGGCGGTGAGGGGATTCCTGTCGCAGAGAGTGGAAGACCCCACGAGTTTTGACGAAACTGATAAGAGACTGCAGGAACTTGCACCATACCCCAACCAGCAGGGAGGTTAA
- the fliJ gene encoding flagellar export protein FliJ — translation MQERIATFNRILKIREDSRKNEQAILAAERSEERAVMTHITQLEGEKRQAIMDFSTAGTQTVSANDLWFQRQFIDAIDSDISRGMSSLAEVRTRIAGTEARLVERHKDVRIMETYIEHLREEDFQEQLGIEQNELDDVATMQYSRKGDV, via the coding sequence ATGCAGGAAAGAATAGCTACATTCAACCGAATCCTCAAGATTCGCGAGGACAGCCGCAAGAACGAACAGGCAATCCTTGCCGCAGAACGCAGCGAGGAACGTGCCGTGATGACGCACATCACACAGCTTGAGGGCGAGAAAAGACAGGCAATAATGGACTTCAGCACAGCGGGAACGCAGACAGTGAGCGCAAATGACTTGTGGTTTCAGCGGCAGTTCATCGACGCAATAGACTCGGACATTTCGCGCGGTATGTCATCCCTAGCGGAAGTCAGGACGCGCATTGCCGGAACAGAAGCCCGCCTCGTCGAACGACACAAGGACGTGCGCATAATGGAGACGTACATAGAGCACCTCAGGGAAGAGGACTTCCAGGAACAGCTGGGCATAGAACAGAACGAACTTGACGACGTAGCAACGATGCAGTATTCACGCAAAGGAGATGTTTGA
- a CDS encoding lytic transglycosylase domain-containing protein: protein MGPNLTNITRVLSRIEEINHRIMPDLYHTQGSAPVKSRFVEVMDEVSGIGRRARSAGAVSGKTSYTELQEVIDRCAEKYNIDSELIRAMIQVESGWDTQAVSNKGAQGLMQLMPRTAAMLGVTDPFNAEQNIEGGVRYISDLTDKYRGDIEKALAAYNAGPARVDAGNIPEVSKRYVKNIMSIYRKLREMS, encoded by the coding sequence ATGGGACCGAACCTCACCAACATAACGCGGGTACTTAGCCGCATCGAGGAGATCAATCACCGCATAATGCCCGACCTGTATCACACTCAGGGTTCTGCGCCGGTAAAGAGCAGGTTCGTGGAAGTCATGGACGAGGTCAGCGGGATAGGACGGCGCGCAAGAAGTGCGGGGGCAGTCTCGGGCAAGACCAGCTACACGGAACTTCAGGAAGTTATCGACAGGTGCGCGGAAAAGTACAACATTGACAGCGAGCTCATACGCGCGATGATTCAGGTGGAGTCGGGATGGGACACGCAGGCAGTCTCGAACAAGGGAGCTCAGGGGCTCATGCAGTTAATGCCCCGAACTGCCGCGATGCTCGGAGTAACTGACCCCTTCAACGCAGAACAGAACATAGAAGGCGGCGTAAGATACATTTCTGACCTTACCGATAAATATCGCGGGGACATAGAGAAGGCATTAGCGGCCTACAACGCGGGCCCGGCAAGAGTTGACGCAGGGAACATCCCTGAAGTGTCGAAGCGTTACGTGAAGAATATCATGTCAATTTACCGCAAGCTGAGGGAGATGAGCTAG
- a CDS encoding flagellar hook-length control protein FliK produces the protein MSDIFASLQIIQPQLMQAAALQGQPGETVSKPGLFESIINGMTEAMIAEEPQIPSVPETQEPVIAFTGNSFFVPPEIEPAEEAPEDGNPVEVVPETAEVDEDAVTWPEDDTPDDPEPPSPTAPTTTQAVHEFARQVKSLLAEKAEGVDGEEIADRVLEGADIDEVIAELPEDVRENVARIAEAIIQRLNNEESSDGRMPIRAVHITREPAEEVQPVPADDYGDEEADDEDEETADYVPEISLEASDWAGLAEMLNAQLRDMRSRPAAPVQVGITSTDEEVRPALQIPLRQRETQAAKTDAPAAKEEAEAPEQTETTQASREVPVTRAEEQETSGQDQQGQPRHQDSGEQGNGSREASSRTRTDTRRTEAPRTQTTERTASATTHRTDSRSEFAAYFEGVMTARRNASPSVPAPLNLRGTADFTQASTLRDGLTNVVRFIRADGVHKASVIVDPPALGRISVELAEGTSGVEATIKVASEQIRQLVQDQLSELRMNLSQQGVQVAAFTVDVQQDNSGSQQNPQSQERGYLPYSGTADDEDETEEFRIDLEDGLLYWVA, from the coding sequence ATGTCAGATATATTCGCGTCATTGCAGATAATACAGCCGCAATTAATGCAGGCAGCAGCACTTCAAGGGCAGCCTGGAGAGACAGTCTCAAAGCCCGGGCTGTTCGAGAGCATAATCAACGGTATGACGGAGGCGATGATTGCTGAAGAGCCGCAGATTCCTTCTGTGCCGGAAACTCAAGAGCCTGTGATTGCGTTCACGGGAAACAGCTTCTTTGTGCCGCCGGAAATTGAGCCCGCCGAAGAAGCTCCTGAAGACGGGAATCCTGTTGAAGTCGTGCCGGAAACCGCAGAGGTTGATGAAGACGCTGTAACTTGGCCGGAAGACGACACACCAGACGACCCCGAACCTCCATCACCGACGGCACCGACAACAACGCAGGCTGTGCACGAGTTCGCCCGGCAGGTAAAGAGCTTACTTGCGGAGAAAGCAGAGGGCGTTGACGGGGAGGAGATAGCTGACCGTGTGCTTGAAGGCGCGGATATTGACGAGGTGATCGCCGAGCTCCCCGAAGATGTGCGGGAGAACGTCGCCAGAATCGCCGAAGCAATTATTCAACGCCTGAACAATGAGGAGAGTTCTGACGGGCGGATGCCAATCCGTGCAGTTCACATCACGAGAGAGCCTGCGGAGGAAGTACAGCCTGTGCCCGCTGATGATTACGGGGACGAGGAGGCGGACGATGAGGACGAGGAGACAGCGGACTACGTGCCGGAAATTTCGCTGGAAGCTTCGGACTGGGCAGGCTTGGCGGAAATGCTGAACGCTCAGCTGAGGGACATGCGGTCGCGCCCGGCAGCACCCGTACAGGTCGGCATAACCAGCACAGATGAGGAAGTACGTCCGGCATTACAGATTCCTCTTCGCCAGAGAGAGACACAAGCCGCAAAGACTGATGCACCTGCCGCGAAAGAGGAGGCTGAAGCTCCCGAGCAGACGGAAACGACGCAGGCTTCACGTGAAGTTCCTGTTACGCGCGCGGAAGAGCAGGAGACTTCCGGCCAAGACCAGCAGGGACAGCCCCGGCATCAGGACTCCGGCGAACAGGGTAACGGCTCGAGAGAGGCTTCATCGCGCACACGCACCGACACACGCAGAACAGAAGCCCCGCGCACCCAGACGACCGAACGCACAGCCTCAGCCACAACGCACAGGACAGACTCGCGCTCTGAGTTCGCCGCGTACTTCGAGGGAGTGATGACCGCGAGACGGAACGCTTCACCGTCCGTGCCCGCACCGCTGAACCTCAGGGGAACGGCAGACTTCACGCAGGCTTCGACGCTCAGGGACGGCCTCACTAACGTTGTGAGGTTCATACGCGCTGACGGCGTGCACAAGGCCAGCGTGATCGTTGACCCTCCTGCGCTCGGCAGAATCTCCGTAGAGCTTGCTGAAGGCACATCGGGCGTTGAGGCGACAATTAAAGTAGCGAGCGAGCAAATCCGACAATTGGTGCAAGACCAATTATCAGAATTACGCATGAATTTATCCCAGCAGGGAGTCCAGGTTGCGGCGTTCACGGTGGACGTTCAGCAGGACAATTCGGGAAGCCAGCAGAACCCCCAGAGCCAAGAGCGGGGGTATTTGCCTTATTCGGGCACGGCTGACGACGAAGACGAAACCGAAGAGTTCCGCATAGACCTTGAAGACGGGCTGCTTTACTGGGTAGCATAA